A section of the Humulus lupulus chromosome 2, drHumLupu1.1, whole genome shotgun sequence genome encodes:
- the LOC133818161 gene encoding uncharacterized protein LOC133818161, with product MEEEDIKSNYPPPRVSRKNGTRTHSRKTERQTEDDGGDQIKCSGKSCRSCAAALIADCVALCCCPCAVINFLTFALVKVPWAVGRKCFGRWKKKKKTNKRKGLESKRKCEKGHRYNDSESSVVQGERWWMDEGIMEISSSSEEKNDSVEDSVWLELYQIGHLGFGRVSFTGIQPPQVKGN from the coding sequence atggaagaagaagataTCAAGAGTAACTACCCACCACCTCGGGTTTCACGTAAGAATGGGACCCGGACTCACTCCAGAAAGACGGAGCGGCAAACGGAGGATGACGGCGGAGATCAGATCAAGTGCTCCGGCAAGTCATGCCGATCGTGTGCGGCGGCGCTTATAGCCGACTGCGTGGCCCTCTGCTGCTGCCCCTGCGCGGTGATCAACTTTCTCACTTTCGCTTTAGTGAAGGTGCCTTGGGCTGTTGGGAGGAAGTGTTTCGGgcgatggaagaagaagaagaagacgaataAGCGGAAAGGGCTGGAGAGTAAGAGGAAATGCGAGAAAGGTCATCGATATAACGACAGCGAAAGTAGTGTCGTTCAGGGAGAGAGGTGGTGGATGGATGAGGGTATAATGGAGATTTCGTCGTCTTCGGAGGAGAAAAACGACAGCGTTGAGGACAGTGTTTGGTTGGAATTGTATCAGATTGGTCATTTGGGGTTCGGGAGAGTCTCCTTCACTGGGATTCAACCTCCTCAGGTTAAGGGCAATTAG